The Micromonospora sp. M71_S20 genome has a window encoding:
- a CDS encoding ABC-F family ATP-binding cassette domain-containing protein — MANIVNLDRVSKGYGAAGPLLTDVSLGLDDADRVGVVGLNGAGKSTLLRLLTRIEEPDDGRVTHRRDLRVAWLPQSLQLAPDATVRDVVLGTAWLGESMGAEHEWAGDAGVRAILDGLGMPHLGLDQPVGPMSGGERRRVALAALLVRESDLLILDEPTNHLDVGGVDWLAKYLVGRKGALVVVTHDRWFLDAVCTTTWEVADQTVRAYEGGFAAWTLARVERERVAAATEARRQNLLRKEIAWLRRGPPARTSKPRFRIDAANALIADVPPARDTMSLQRLATARLGKQVYDLEQVTLHAGPKEILRDVTWQVGPGDRIAVLGRNGAGKTTLLRMLAGITRPDGGRFATGSTVRPAFLSQELAELPGHLRVLEAVEEVARRVQLGDREVSAAQLAEVFGFDDRRLWTPVSDLSGGERRRLQMLRLLAGEPNVLLFDEPTNDLDTDTLAALEDLLDSWPGTVIVASHDRYLIERVTDVAYGMFGDGRLVHLPGGVDEYLARAAGQPGPAMPETAPGAGADTPAATGMSASEARQARKELARLERQVAKLEQKEATLLDQLATHATDYAKVAELDAQLKELRAERERTEESWLALADEIPAI, encoded by the coding sequence GTGGCCAACATCGTCAACCTGGACCGGGTGTCCAAGGGCTACGGCGCCGCCGGGCCGCTGCTCACCGACGTCTCGCTCGGCCTGGACGACGCCGACCGGGTCGGCGTGGTCGGCCTCAACGGCGCCGGCAAGTCCACCCTGCTGCGGCTGCTCACCCGGATCGAGGAACCGGACGACGGGCGGGTCACCCACCGCCGCGACCTGCGGGTCGCCTGGCTGCCGCAGAGCCTCCAGCTCGCCCCCGACGCCACCGTCCGGGACGTGGTGCTCGGCACCGCCTGGCTCGGCGAGAGCATGGGCGCCGAGCACGAGTGGGCCGGCGACGCCGGGGTCCGGGCCATCCTCGACGGCCTCGGCATGCCCCACCTCGGCCTCGACCAGCCCGTCGGCCCGATGTCCGGCGGCGAGCGGCGGCGGGTCGCGCTGGCCGCGCTGCTGGTCCGCGAGTCCGACCTGCTCATCCTCGACGAGCCCACCAACCACCTCGACGTCGGCGGCGTCGACTGGCTGGCGAAGTACCTCGTCGGCCGCAAGGGCGCCCTGGTCGTGGTCACCCACGACCGGTGGTTCCTCGACGCCGTCTGCACCACCACGTGGGAGGTCGCCGACCAGACCGTCCGGGCGTACGAGGGCGGCTTCGCCGCCTGGACCCTCGCCCGGGTCGAGCGGGAGCGGGTCGCCGCGGCCACCGAGGCCCGCCGGCAGAACCTGCTCCGCAAGGAGATCGCCTGGCTGCGGCGCGGGCCGCCCGCCCGCACCTCCAAGCCGCGCTTCCGCATCGACGCCGCCAACGCGCTCATCGCCGACGTCCCGCCGGCGCGCGACACCATGTCGCTGCAACGGCTCGCCACCGCCCGGCTCGGCAAGCAGGTGTACGACCTCGAGCAGGTCACCCTGCACGCCGGCCCGAAGGAGATCCTGCGCGACGTCACCTGGCAGGTCGGTCCCGGCGACCGGATCGCCGTCCTCGGCCGCAACGGGGCGGGCAAGACCACCCTGCTGCGGATGCTGGCCGGCATCACCCGCCCCGACGGCGGGCGCTTCGCCACCGGCTCGACGGTCCGGCCGGCCTTCCTCTCCCAGGAGCTGGCCGAACTGCCCGGTCACCTGCGCGTGCTCGAAGCGGTGGAGGAGGTCGCCCGGCGGGTGCAGCTCGGCGACCGGGAGGTCTCCGCCGCCCAGCTCGCCGAGGTCTTCGGCTTCGACGACCGGCGGCTCTGGACGCCGGTCAGCGACCTCTCCGGCGGCGAGCGTCGCCGGTTGCAGATGCTCCGGCTGCTCGCCGGGGAGCCGAACGTGCTGCTGTTCGACGAGCCCACCAACGACCTGGACACCGACACCCTCGCCGCGCTGGAGGACCTGCTCGACTCCTGGCCCGGCACCGTCATCGTGGCCAGTCACGACCGGTACCTCATCGAGCGGGTCACCGACGTCGCGTACGGCATGTTCGGCGACGGCCGGCTGGTGCACCTGCCCGGCGGTGTCGACGAGTACCTCGCCCGGGCCGCCGGCCAGCCCGGCCCCGCGATGCCGGAGACGGCCCCCGGGGCCGGCGCCGACACCCCCGCCGCGACCGGCATGTCCGCCTCCGAGGCGCGGCAGGCCCGCAAGGAACTGGCCCGGCTGGAACGGCAGGTCGCCAAGCTGGAGCAGAAGGAGGCGACGCTGCTCGACCAGCTCGCCACGCACGCCACCGACTACGCCAAGGTCGCCGAACTCGACGCCCAGCTCAAGGAGCTGCGGGCCGAGCGGGAGCGGACCGAGGAGTCCTGGCTGGCCCTGGCCGACGAGATCCCGGCGATCTGA
- a CDS encoding 4-(cytidine 5'-diphospho)-2-C-methyl-D-erythritol kinase: protein MTEAWGPDDEDEQRRRGASGPVRVRVPAKVNLHLGVGPLRRDGYHELNTVYHAISIHDELTARRGDTLTLTMEGEGTGELALDDTNLAIRAAHALAGYAGVPPHARLHLRKQIPLAGGLAGGSADAAAALVACDTLWGTGLSRDELARIAADLGSDVPFLIQGGTALGTGRGESVSPVLARPITWHWVVAVADGGISTPAAYRELDRLREAGTAGEPLGSTDALFAALRQRDPRVLAAALGNDLQDAALAMRPSLAETLKAGEAAGALAGIVSGSGPTCVFLAADAADAERIAAELTSADVCREARTAHGPVPGARIV from the coding sequence GTGACCGAGGCCTGGGGACCGGACGACGAGGACGAGCAGCGGCGGCGCGGCGCCAGCGGACCGGTGCGGGTCCGGGTGCCCGCCAAGGTCAACCTGCATCTCGGGGTGGGACCGCTGCGCCGCGACGGCTACCACGAGCTCAACACCGTCTACCACGCGATCTCCATCCACGACGAGCTGACCGCCCGCCGGGGCGACACGCTCACCCTCACCATGGAGGGCGAGGGCACCGGCGAGCTGGCCCTGGACGACACCAACCTGGCCATCCGGGCGGCCCACGCCCTCGCCGGCTACGCCGGGGTGCCGCCGCACGCCCGGCTGCACCTGCGCAAGCAGATCCCGCTGGCCGGTGGGCTGGCCGGGGGCAGCGCCGACGCGGCCGCGGCGCTGGTCGCCTGCGACACGCTCTGGGGGACCGGGCTGTCCCGCGACGAGCTGGCCCGGATCGCCGCCGACCTCGGCTCCGACGTGCCGTTCCTGATCCAGGGCGGCACCGCGCTCGGCACCGGCCGGGGCGAGTCCGTCAGCCCCGTGCTGGCCCGCCCCATCACCTGGCACTGGGTCGTGGCCGTCGCCGACGGCGGCATCTCCACCCCGGCCGCCTACCGGGAACTGGACCGGCTGCGCGAGGCCGGCACCGCAGGTGAGCCGCTGGGCAGCACCGACGCGCTCTTCGCCGCGCTGCGCCAGCGGGACCCGCGGGTGCTCGCCGCGGCCCTCGGCAACGACCTCCAGGACGCCGCCCTGGCCATGCGCCCGTCGCTGGCGGAGACGCTGAAGGCCGGCGAGGCGGCCGGCGCGCTGGCCGGCATCGTCTCCGGTTCGGGGCCGACCTGCGTCTTCCTCGCCGCGGACGCCGCCGACGCCGAGCGCATCGCCGCGGAGCTGACGTCCGCCGACGTGTGCCGCGAGGCGCGTACCGCCCACGGGCCGGTGCCCGGCGCGCGGATCGTCTGA
- the rsmA gene encoding 16S rRNA (adenine(1518)-N(6)/adenine(1519)-N(6))-dimethyltransferase RsmA, with translation MTGLLGPAEIRELAARLGVTPTKRLGQNFVHDPNTVRRIVTAAGLAPDDVALEVGPGLGSLTLALLPAAAHVHAVELDPTLAGALPDTAARHAGPDAARLSVHHADALRVRAAELADPPPTALVANLPYNVAVPVVLHLLAELPSLRHGLVMVQKEVADRLVAGPGSKVYGVPSVKLAWYASARAAGKVPPNVFWPVPNVDSGLVAFARREPPRADVPRERVFAVVDAAFAQRRKTLRAALAGWAGGADRAAEALTAAGVDPGARGESLTVVQFAAIAASAPAVPPAAQ, from the coding sequence GTGACCGGTCTCCTCGGCCCGGCGGAGATCCGGGAACTGGCCGCCCGGCTGGGCGTCACCCCCACCAAGAGGCTCGGCCAGAACTTCGTGCACGACCCGAACACCGTCCGGCGCATCGTCACCGCCGCCGGGCTGGCCCCGGACGACGTGGCGCTGGAGGTCGGCCCCGGCCTCGGCTCCCTCACCCTCGCCCTGCTCCCGGCCGCCGCGCACGTGCACGCCGTGGAACTCGACCCGACACTGGCCGGCGCGCTGCCCGACACCGCCGCCCGGCACGCCGGGCCCGACGCCGCGCGGCTGAGCGTGCACCACGCCGACGCGCTGCGCGTGCGCGCCGCCGAGCTGGCCGACCCGCCGCCGACCGCGCTGGTGGCGAACCTGCCCTACAACGTGGCCGTGCCGGTGGTGCTGCACCTGCTCGCCGAGCTGCCCAGCCTGCGCCACGGGCTGGTGATGGTGCAGAAGGAGGTCGCCGACCGGCTCGTCGCCGGCCCCGGCTCCAAGGTGTACGGGGTGCCGTCGGTCAAACTCGCCTGGTACGCCTCGGCCCGCGCCGCCGGGAAGGTCCCGCCGAACGTCTTCTGGCCCGTGCCGAACGTCGACTCCGGGCTGGTCGCCTTCGCCCGCCGCGAGCCGCCCCGCGCCGACGTACCCCGAGAGCGGGTCTTCGCCGTGGTGGACGCGGCCTTCGCGCAGCGCCGCAAGACCCTGCGCGCCGCGCTGGCCGGCTGGGCCGGCGGCGCGGACCGGGCGGCCGAGGCACTCACCGCCGCCGGCGTCGACCCCGGGGCGCGCGGGGAGTCGCTCACCGTCGTGCAGTTCGCCGCCATCGCCGCGTCGGCCCCGGCCGTCCCACCCGCCGCCCAGTAG
- a CDS encoding TatD family hydrolase: MLAAMSEPTETRKQRAVRRAGEFPPVPEPLPRPVLDSHTHLDITVSEAGAPPQPRADGDPGVVPVGDPVAVAVAVAASVGVDRLVQVGVDVASSRWGADVADSHPAVLATVALHPNEAPRLPDLDEALREIEALAARDRVRGIGETGMDFFRTGEEGRAVQEESFRAHIAIAKRYGKALVVHDRDAHADVLRILDDEGAPDTVVLHCFSGDADFARECVRRGYLLSFAGTITFGSAAALREAAALTPVEQILVETDAPYLTPMPHRGRPNASYLIPLTVRSLAGTTGTDLDELCAAISATGDRVFGPW; the protein is encoded by the coding sequence ATGCTGGCCGCGATGAGCGAGCCCACCGAAACCCGCAAGCAGCGCGCCGTCCGCCGGGCCGGGGAGTTCCCGCCCGTGCCCGAGCCGCTGCCCCGCCCCGTGCTGGACAGCCACACCCACCTCGACATCACCGTCAGCGAGGCCGGCGCGCCCCCGCAGCCGCGGGCGGACGGGGACCCGGGCGTCGTGCCCGTCGGGGACCCGGTCGCCGTGGCCGTCGCCGTCGCCGCCTCGGTGGGCGTCGACCGGCTGGTGCAGGTCGGGGTGGACGTCGCCTCCTCCCGCTGGGGGGCGGACGTCGCCGACAGCCACCCGGCCGTGCTGGCCACGGTGGCGCTGCACCCGAACGAGGCCCCCCGCCTGCCCGACCTGGACGAGGCGCTGCGCGAGATCGAGGCGCTCGCCGCCCGGGACCGGGTGCGTGGGATCGGCGAGACCGGGATGGACTTCTTCCGCACCGGCGAGGAGGGACGTGCCGTCCAGGAGGAGAGCTTCCGGGCGCACATCGCCATCGCCAAGCGGTACGGCAAGGCCCTGGTCGTCCACGACCGGGACGCGCACGCCGACGTGCTGCGGATCCTCGACGACGAGGGCGCGCCGGACACCGTGGTGCTGCACTGCTTCTCCGGCGACGCCGACTTCGCCCGCGAGTGCGTCCGCCGGGGCTACCTGCTCAGCTTCGCCGGCACAATCACCTTCGGCAGCGCCGCCGCGCTGCGGGAGGCCGCCGCGCTCACCCCGGTCGAGCAGATCCTGGTAGAGACCGACGCGCCCTACCTGACCCCCATGCCGCACCGGGGCCGGCCGAACGCCTCGTACCTGATCCCGCTGACCGTACGGTCGCTGGCCGGGACGACCGGCACGGACCTGGACGAGCTCTGCGCCGCGATCTCCGCCACCGGCGACCGCGTCTTCGGCCCGTGGTGA
- a CDS encoding alpha/beta fold hydrolase: protein MPFITVGTENSAPVDLYYEDHGSGQPIVLIHGFPFNGATWEKQVGPLLAAGYRTITYDRRGFGNSAQPATGYDYDTFAADLDVLMTELDLRNAILVGHSMGTGEVTRYLGVYGSQRVDRAVLLAPLAPFLLKTSDNPEGVDKSLFQGFQQAIIDDRFAYLTTFCEAFFNYQENKGKLVSEEAFRAHWEIGARASAKGTHDSVDAWQTDFRGDVSRIDVPVLIVQGDADAVLPYPATGQRLHPMLPGSQLVTLKGAPHGTPWTNAAEVNRSIMDFIGAPAMARA, encoded by the coding sequence ATGCCTTTCATCACCGTGGGGACGGAGAACTCCGCCCCCGTCGACCTGTACTACGAGGACCACGGCTCCGGTCAGCCGATCGTGCTGATCCACGGCTTCCCGTTCAACGGGGCGACCTGGGAGAAGCAGGTCGGACCGCTGCTGGCCGCCGGTTACCGGACGATCACGTACGACCGCCGGGGGTTCGGCAACTCCGCCCAGCCGGCGACCGGGTACGACTACGACACGTTCGCCGCCGACCTCGACGTGCTGATGACCGAGCTGGACCTGCGGAACGCGATCCTGGTCGGCCACTCGATGGGCACCGGCGAGGTGACCCGCTACCTGGGCGTGTACGGCTCGCAGCGGGTCGACCGGGCGGTGCTGCTGGCCCCGCTCGCGCCGTTCCTGCTGAAGACCTCGGACAACCCGGAGGGCGTCGACAAGAGCCTCTTCCAGGGCTTCCAGCAGGCCATCATCGACGACCGGTTCGCCTACCTGACCACCTTCTGCGAGGCGTTCTTCAACTACCAGGAGAACAAGGGCAAGCTGGTCAGCGAGGAGGCGTTCCGGGCGCACTGGGAGATCGGCGCCCGGGCCTCGGCGAAGGGCACCCACGACAGCGTGGACGCCTGGCAGACCGACTTCCGGGGCGACGTGTCCCGCATCGACGTGCCGGTGCTGATCGTGCAGGGCGACGCCGACGCGGTGCTGCCGTACCCGGCAACCGGTCAGCGACTGCACCCGATGCTGCCCGGCAGCCAGCTGGTCACCCTGAAGGGCGCGCCGCACGGCACCCCGTGGACGAACGCGGCCGAGGTGAACCGCAGCATCATGGACTTCATCGGGGCACCGGCGATGGCCCGGGCCTGA
- the metG gene encoding methionine--tRNA ligase has protein sequence MSHVLAAVAWPYANGPRHIGHVSGFGVPSDVFSRYMRMAGHDVLMVSGTDEHGTPIQVQADADGVTPRELADRYNRVIVEDLHGLGLSYDLFTRTTTRNHYAVVQELFEGMHRNGYIVPKTTMGAISPSTGRTLPDRYIEGTCPICGYDSARGDQCDNCGNQLDPIDLIDPKSRINGETPKFVETEHFFLDLPALADVLRQWLDTREGWRPNVLRFSKNLLDDLQPRAITRDLEWGVPIPLDGWRDRPDKRIYVWFDAVIGYLSASIEWARRSGDPEAWRRWWSADAEGKDARGYYFMGKDNIVFHSVIWPALLSGYSGEGSRDGEPGSLGRLNLPTEVVSSEYLTMEGKKFSSSRRVVIYVRDFLERYDADALRYFIAAAGPESNDTDFTWAEFLRRNNDELVAGWGNLVNRSVSMAAKNFGAIPPVDPAGLTEADEALLAVARAGFGTVGDLIARHRQKQAIGEAMRVVAEANRYLSEQAPWKLKGEDDKPRMGTVLHVALQVVSDANTLLTPFLPHSAQKVHELLGGTGVHAPMPVIEEVEDLDGGPAYPVLTGDYTVGARWESVPLEAGRPLAAPKPVFRKLDPSIVDEELARLAD, from the coding sequence ATGAGTCACGTTCTCGCGGCGGTCGCCTGGCCGTACGCCAACGGCCCGCGCCACATCGGCCACGTCTCCGGTTTCGGCGTTCCCTCCGACGTCTTCAGCCGGTACATGCGGATGGCCGGGCACGACGTGCTCATGGTGTCGGGCACCGACGAGCACGGCACCCCCATCCAGGTGCAGGCGGACGCCGACGGGGTCACCCCGCGCGAGCTGGCCGACCGCTACAACCGGGTGATCGTGGAGGACCTGCACGGCCTCGGGCTCTCCTACGACCTGTTCACCCGCACCACCACCCGCAACCACTACGCGGTGGTGCAGGAGCTGTTCGAGGGGATGCACCGCAACGGCTACATCGTCCCGAAGACCACGATGGGGGCGATCTCCCCGTCCACCGGCCGGACGCTGCCGGACCGCTACATCGAGGGCACCTGCCCGATCTGCGGCTACGACAGCGCGCGCGGCGACCAGTGCGACAACTGCGGCAACCAGCTCGACCCGATCGACCTGATCGACCCGAAGTCGCGGATCAACGGGGAGACCCCGAAGTTCGTCGAGACCGAGCACTTCTTCCTCGACCTGCCCGCCCTCGCCGACGTGCTGCGGCAGTGGCTCGACACCCGCGAGGGCTGGCGGCCCAACGTGCTGCGCTTCTCGAAGAACCTGCTCGACGACCTCCAGCCCCGGGCCATCACCCGCGACCTGGAGTGGGGCGTGCCGATCCCGCTCGACGGCTGGCGGGACCGCCCCGACAAGCGCATCTACGTCTGGTTCGACGCGGTGATCGGCTACCTCTCCGCCTCGATCGAGTGGGCCCGCCGCTCCGGCGACCCCGAGGCGTGGCGCAGGTGGTGGTCCGCCGACGCCGAGGGCAAGGACGCCCGCGGTTACTACTTCATGGGCAAGGACAACATCGTCTTCCACTCGGTGATCTGGCCGGCGCTGCTCTCCGGCTACTCCGGCGAGGGGAGCCGGGACGGCGAGCCGGGCAGCCTGGGCCGGCTCAACCTGCCCACCGAGGTGGTCTCCAGCGAATACCTGACCATGGAGGGGAAGAAGTTCTCCTCCTCCCGCCGGGTCGTCATCTACGTCCGGGACTTCCTGGAGCGCTACGACGCCGACGCGCTGCGCTACTTCATCGCCGCCGCCGGCCCGGAGAGCAACGACACCGACTTCACCTGGGCCGAGTTCCTCCGCCGCAACAACGACGAGCTGGTCGCCGGCTGGGGCAACCTGGTCAACCGGTCCGTCTCCATGGCGGCCAAGAACTTCGGCGCGATCCCGCCCGTCGACCCGGCCGGCCTCACCGAGGCCGACGAGGCGCTGCTCGCGGTCGCCCGGGCCGGCTTCGGCACCGTCGGCGACCTGATCGCCCGGCACCGCCAGAAGCAGGCCATCGGCGAGGCGATGAGGGTGGTCGCCGAGGCCAACCGGTACCTCTCCGAGCAGGCGCCGTGGAAGCTCAAGGGCGAGGACGACAAGCCGCGGATGGGCACTGTCCTGCACGTCGCACTCCAGGTGGTCAGCGACGCCAACACGCTGCTCACCCCGTTCCTGCCGCACTCCGCGCAGAAGGTGCACGAGCTGCTCGGCGGCACCGGCGTACACGCCCCGATGCCGGTCATCGAGGAGGTCGAGGACCTCGACGGCGGGCCCGCGTACCCGGTGCTGACCGGCGACTACACCGTCGGGGCGCGCTGGGAGTCCGTGCCGCTGGAGGCCGGTCGGCCGCTGGCCGCGCCGAAGCCGGTCTTCCGAAAGCTCGACCCGTCGATCGTCGACGAGGAACTCGCCCGCCTGGCCGACTGA
- the rsmI gene encoding 16S rRNA (cytidine(1402)-2'-O)-methyltransferase, whose product MGEKSETGRLVLLGAPLGNPADASARFREVLAAADVVAAEDTRRLTRLARDLDVTVGGRIVSYFEGNEERRTPELVDVLTAGYLVALVTDGGMPSVSDPGYRLVTAALDAGVPVTAAPGPSAVTTALALSGLPCDRFCFEGFLPRTGGARRSRLRALAAEERTLVFFEAPHRIAAALADLAAAFGADRPAALCRELTKTYEEIVRRPLGELADWAAEGEPRGEITLVVAGAPESTPERPDDDTLRAAVAAREAAGLSRRDAITEVATEYALRRRDVYAVVHA is encoded by the coding sequence GTGGGTGAAAAGTCCGAAACCGGGCGCCTGGTCCTGCTCGGCGCGCCGCTCGGCAACCCCGCCGACGCCTCCGCCCGGTTCCGCGAGGTGCTCGCCGCCGCGGACGTGGTGGCCGCCGAGGACACCCGCCGGCTCACCCGGCTGGCCCGGGACCTCGACGTCACCGTCGGCGGCCGGATCGTCTCCTACTTCGAGGGCAACGAGGAGCGGCGCACCCCCGAGCTGGTCGACGTGCTGACCGCCGGCTACCTGGTCGCCCTGGTCACCGACGGCGGCATGCCGAGCGTCTCCGACCCGGGCTACCGGCTGGTCACCGCCGCCCTGGACGCCGGCGTGCCGGTCACCGCCGCGCCCGGCCCGAGCGCGGTCACCACCGCCCTGGCCCTGTCCGGCCTGCCCTGCGACCGGTTCTGCTTCGAGGGCTTCCTGCCGCGCACCGGCGGCGCCCGCCGCTCCCGCCTGCGGGCCCTCGCCGCCGAGGAGCGGACGCTGGTCTTCTTCGAGGCGCCGCACCGGATCGCCGCCGCGCTCGCCGACCTGGCCGCCGCGTTCGGCGCCGACCGGCCCGCCGCGCTCTGCCGCGAGCTGACCAAGACGTACGAGGAGATCGTCCGCCGCCCGCTCGGCGAACTGGCCGACTGGGCGGCCGAGGGGGAGCCGCGCGGCGAGATCACCCTCGTCGTGGCCGGCGCGCCCGAGTCGACCCCCGAGCGGCCCGACGACGACACGCTGCGGGCCGCCGTCGCCGCCCGCGAGGCCGCCGGGCTGTCCCGCCGGGACGCGATCACCGAGGTCGCCACGGAGTACGCCCTGCGCCGCCGCGACGTCTACGCCGTCGTGCACGCCTGA
- a CDS encoding dolichyl-phosphate-mannose--protein mannosyltransferase: MPGVVRRRLATVEARLDGRSWLATGVIVAIAAILRFVGLSHPPGKIFDETYYARDAWGLVDKGVEWNYKDGGPSYVVHPPLGKWLIGLGEWAFGYSDTEHGISVPGHLTTTAPEFGWRFAAAVVGTLSVLLLVRIGRRMFHSTALGCAAGLLLALDGFHLVLSRTALLDIFLLFFVLATFGALVLDRDARRRRWARALESGLDPGRPGRAGRPAGGWRNWPWWRLAAGVLFGCACAVKWSALYFLPVFALLVVLWEVGVRRSAGVRRPWRDTLLDEVPWLVLAGVLIVVTYVGTWSGWLLGDEGYYRLAERYPNAPLSDTPVFGALNNLIEYHKAAYGFHTGLDDPHKYQSWPWQWLLLGRPVAFYWSGNGSCGAPSCASEILLLGTPLLWWSFLPALAALAWLGLARRDWRAGAILLVVAAGLLPWFWFALDGRTMFSFYTAPVLPFLVLAVVYVLGAIITPAGPPGTVAAQPGGAGTVAEGRESDEARDRRLVGGVIAGAYVMLVALCFAYFYPIFVGKLLPYAEWSARMWLDGRWI; this comes from the coding sequence ATCCCCGGCGTGGTCCGGCGGCGGCTGGCCACCGTCGAGGCCCGGCTGGACGGGCGCTCCTGGCTCGCCACGGGCGTGATCGTCGCCATCGCGGCGATCCTGCGCTTCGTCGGCCTGAGCCACCCGCCGGGCAAGATCTTCGACGAGACCTACTACGCCCGGGACGCCTGGGGGCTGGTCGACAAGGGCGTCGAGTGGAACTACAAGGACGGCGGCCCCTCGTACGTGGTCCACCCGCCGCTGGGCAAGTGGCTGATCGGGCTCGGCGAGTGGGCCTTCGGCTACTCCGACACCGAGCACGGCATCTCCGTGCCGGGGCACCTGACGACGACCGCGCCGGAGTTCGGCTGGCGGTTCGCGGCGGCGGTCGTCGGCACCCTGTCGGTGCTGCTGCTGGTCCGCATCGGCCGGCGGATGTTCCACTCGACCGCGCTGGGCTGCGCCGCCGGCCTGCTGCTCGCGCTGGACGGCTTCCACCTGGTGCTGTCCCGCACCGCGCTGCTCGACATCTTCCTGCTGTTCTTCGTGCTGGCCACCTTCGGCGCCCTGGTGCTCGACCGGGACGCCCGGCGCCGCCGGTGGGCCCGGGCGCTGGAGTCGGGCCTGGACCCGGGCCGGCCCGGGCGGGCCGGGCGGCCGGCGGGCGGCTGGCGGAACTGGCCGTGGTGGCGGCTCGCCGCCGGGGTCCTGTTCGGGTGCGCGTGCGCGGTCAAGTGGAGCGCGCTCTACTTTCTGCCCGTCTTCGCGCTGCTGGTGGTCCTGTGGGAGGTCGGGGTCCGCCGCTCCGCCGGCGTACGCCGGCCGTGGCGGGACACCCTCCTCGACGAGGTGCCGTGGCTGGTGCTGGCCGGGGTGCTGATCGTGGTCACCTACGTCGGCACCTGGTCCGGTTGGCTGCTCGGCGACGAGGGCTACTACCGGCTCGCCGAGCGCTACCCGAACGCCCCGCTGAGCGACACCCCGGTGTTCGGCGCGTTGAACAACCTGATCGAGTACCACAAGGCCGCGTACGGCTTCCACACCGGACTCGACGATCCGCACAAGTACCAGTCGTGGCCGTGGCAGTGGCTGCTGCTGGGCCGGCCGGTCGCCTTCTACTGGTCCGGCAACGGGTCCTGCGGGGCGCCGAGCTGCGCCTCGGAGATCCTGCTGCTCGGCACCCCCCTGCTCTGGTGGTCGTTCCTGCCCGCCCTGGCGGCGCTGGCCTGGCTGGGCCTGGCCCGGCGGGACTGGCGGGCGGGGGCGATCCTGCTCGTCGTGGCGGCCGGCCTGCTGCCCTGGTTCTGGTTCGCGCTCGACGGCCGGACGATGTTCTCCTTCTACACCGCGCCGGTCCTGCCGTTCCTGGTGCTGGCGGTGGTCTACGTGCTCGGCGCGATCATCACGCCGGCCGGTCCACCGGGCACCGTCGCCGCGCAGCCGGGCGGCGCCGGGACTGTTGCCGAGGGCCGGGAGTCGGACGAGGCACGGGACCGCAGGCTGGTGGGCGGGGTGATCGCCGGGGCGTACGTCATGCTGGTCGCCCTCTGCTTCGCGTACTTCTATCCGATCTTCGTCGGGAAGCTGCTGCCGTACGCCGAGTGGTCGGCGCGGATGTGGCTGGACGGCCGCTGGATCTGA
- a CDS encoding HNH endonuclease family protein, with product MTRTLRWTGGLLATVTAATLGLSAPAHAATVSVPLRTLVADLPMAAESRTGYSRDLFPHWTDADSDGCNTRYEVLIAEATTRPTVGSGCQLTGGRWRSYYDAAYWTNPSDLDIDHLVPLAEAWDSGARNWTTTRRQAFANDLGDVRSLVAVTDNVNQAKGDQDPATWMPTNEKCRYVGEWVAVKTRWRLSVDSAEKSALTSRASSCTNITITVTHAY from the coding sequence ATGACCCGTACCCTCCGCTGGACCGGCGGCCTGCTGGCCACCGTCACCGCCGCCACCCTCGGCCTGTCCGCCCCCGCCCACGCGGCCACCGTCTCGGTACCGTTGCGCACCCTCGTCGCCGACCTCCCAATGGCCGCCGAGAGCCGCACCGGCTACTCGCGGGACCTGTTCCCGCACTGGACCGACGCGGACTCCGACGGCTGCAACACCCGCTACGAGGTGCTGATCGCCGAGGCCACCACCCGCCCCACGGTGGGCTCCGGCTGCCAACTGACCGGCGGGCGCTGGCGCTCCTACTACGACGCGGCCTACTGGACCAACCCGTCCGACCTGGACATCGACCACCTGGTCCCGCTGGCCGAGGCGTGGGACTCGGGCGCCCGCAACTGGACCACGACGCGGCGGCAGGCGTTCGCCAACGACCTCGGCGACGTCAGGTCGCTGGTCGCGGTGACCGACAACGTCAACCAGGCCAAGGGCGACCAGGACCCGGCGACCTGGATGCCGACCAACGAGAAGTGCCGATACGTCGGCGAGTGGGTGGCGGTCAAGACCCGCTGGCGGCTGAGCGTCGACAGCGCCGAGAAGAGCGCGCTGACCAGCCGGGCGAGTTCCTGCACGAACATCACGATCACCGTGACGCACGCGTACTGA